One window of the Choristoneura fumiferana chromosome 18, NRCan_CFum_1, whole genome shotgun sequence genome contains the following:
- the LOC141437762 gene encoding uncharacterized protein, whose product MKFLLIVASVVAVAVAGPTRALVTPGGAGPAPIIVDPESPISVGPALVESPIAVGPVFVESPISVGPALVEGEAPISVGPAFVDGESPISVGPVFVESPISVGPALVDGPISVGPAFVEHPIVVDTPVNPSPVPAPVVPAPVPAPASASPLVQIILNINQAAETPALVPAPVLPEVVVDEPVHDTMPVIVDDNVAENPIDGVAIVPAPIVIEPTPIELPTPVLPAPAPAPVELPAPELPAVNPAPVVVLPDILN is encoded by the coding sequence ATGAAATTCCTGCTGATCGTCGCTTCAGTCGTCGCCGTGGCCGTCGCCGGCCCGACCCGCGCCCTGGTCACTCCTGGAGGCGCCGGCCCCGCCCCCATCATCGTCGACCCCGAAAGCCCCATTTCCGTGGGACCCGCTCTCGTTGAGAGCCCCATTGCTGTTGGCCCTGTTTTCGTCGAGAGCCCTATCTCTGTCGGACCCGCCCTTGTTGAAGGTGAAGCACCCATTTCCGTCGGACCCGCCTTCGTCGATGGTGAATCCCCCATCTCTGTTGGACCCGTCTTCGTTGAGAGCCCCATCTCCGTCGGACCCGCTTTAGTCGATGGACCCATCTCCGTTGGCCCCGCTTTCGTCGAGCACCCCATCGTTGTCGACACCCCCGTCAATCCCTCCCCCGTGCCCGCTCCCGTGGTTCCCGCGCCCGTGCCCGCACCCGCCAGCGCCTCTCCCCTGGTCCAGATCATCCTGAACATCAACCAGGCTGCTGAGACCCCCGCTCTGGTGCCCGCCCCCGTGCTCCCTGAAGTTGTTGTTGACGAGCCCGTGCACGACACCATGCCCGTTATCGTTGATGACAATGTTGCTGAGAACCCCATCGATGGCGTCGCTATCGTGCCTGCTCCCATCGTGATCGAGCCCACCCCCATTGAACTGCCTACCCCCGTGCTGCCCGCTCCCGCGCCCGCCCCCGTGGAGCTGCCCGCCCCCGAGCTGCCCGCCGTCAACCCTGCGCCCGTCGTGGTCCTCCCCGACATCCTCAACTAA